The Pungitius pungitius chromosome 10, fPunPun2.1, whole genome shotgun sequence genome has a window encoding:
- the LOC119228530 gene encoding probable G-protein coupled receptor 34 → MIRNISTATFQTPDGSAETNFTATQHPCVDHGALQSLLAVLYTVIFVLGLVGNLLALLVFFGVHAKKNSVRVFLINIAFADLLLVVCLPFRVLYHSRGNNWTLGPTLCKVVGNLFYMNMYISVTLLGFISVDRYLKIHRGAGAQHRLRSTRWSNAICALVWAVAFALTSVLLMSKNHAQEDRCFHYKVLQKAKWKAYINVSLLVVFWLVFIALVASYGKIALKLQRTSRQRPDLPNASRYSRTARKSFFILFLFTVCFVPYHVVRVFYIRTQITDTSCFWRGVADKANEVALLFSALNSCLDPVMYFLLSSSMRKEVLRLAGGMLCVRDVGAVSGSTSSVEPDGRGGRSDRGEASVSLREKTSSEYRAAPSQ, encoded by the exons ATGATCCGAAACATCTCCACCGCCACATTCCAGACTCCGGACGGCTCCGCGGAGACGAACTTCACCGCGACCCAACACCCGTGCGTGGACCACGGGGCGCTGCAGAGCCTGCTGGCGGTGCTCTACACCGTCATCTTCGTCCTGGGGCTGGTCGGGAACCTGCTGGCTCTGCTGGTCTTCTTCGGCGTTCACGCCAAGAAGAACTCGGTGCGGGTGTTCCTCATAAACATCGCGTTTGCcgacctgctgctggtggtgtgtCTGCCCTTCAGGGTACTCTACCACAGCCGGGGCAACAACTGGACCCTGGGTCCCACCTTGTGCAAAGTGGTGGGCAACCTCTTCTACATGAACATGTATATCAGCGTCACGCTGCTGGGCTTCATCAGCGTGGACCGCTACCTGAAGATCCACCGGGGCGCCGGGGCGCAGCACAGGCTGCGCTCCACCAGGTGGAGCAATGCCATCTGTGCGCTGGTCTGGGCCGTGGCCTTCGCTCTGACTTCGGTGCTGCTGATGTCCAAGAACCACGCGCAGGAGGACAG GTGTTTCCACTACAAGGTGCTCCAGAAAGCAAAGTGGAAGGCCTACATCAACGTGTCCTTGCTGGTGGTCTTCTGGCTCGTCTTCATCGCTCTGGTGGCGTCTTACGGGAAGATCGCGCTCAAGCTTCAGAGGACGTCCCGGCAGAGGCCGGACCTGCCCAACGCCTCGCGCTACAGCCGCACCGCCCGCAAgtccttcttcatcctcttcctcttcaccgTCTGCTTCGTCCCGTACCACGTGGTCAGGGTGTTCTACATAAGGACCCAGATCACGGACACGTCCTGTTTCTGGCGGGGCGTGGCCGACAAAGCCAACGAGGTGGCCCTGCTGTTTTCAGCCCTCAACAGCTGCCTGGACCCCGTCATGtacttcctgctgtcctcctcgATGAGGAAGGAGGTGCTGCGCTTGGCCGGCGGCATGCTCTGCGTGCGAGACGTGGGCGCGGTCAGCGGGAGCACCTCCAGCGTGGAGCCGGACGGGAGGGGCGGGAGGTCGGACAGGGGGGAGGCGAGCGTCAGCTTGAGGGAGAAGACGAGCAGCGAGTACAGGGCGGCTCCGAGTCAGTGA